Below is a window of Aeromonas veronii DNA.
GCCAAATTCGCGGCGCATCACGCGCGACCCGACCGGGGTGGTCAGGATGGTGTGAATGCTCTGCACGATGTGATCGGTGTCGCCCAGCTGGCGGCCGGTCTGTGCGTTCATGCCCTGCCAGTTCATTGCGGGCCTCCGGTCTGGCCGCTGCCGGTGCTGACCCCGCCGTGTTTATGGGTCGTGACCTCGATGCCGCCGATGGTGGCAGAGGGGGCGGTGACCTTGCCCCCTGCGGTGATGGTGCTGCCCGCTTCGATGGTGGTGCCCACCTTCAGCGCACGGGTGCACTCAACCAGCGGGGTGGTCAGCGTGACGCTGGTGCTGGCCGTGATGTTTGCGGTTTTGATGCCGCTGACCGTGAGGGCGCTGGTTTTTGGGTTGTATTCCAGCACGGCGCCATCGGGGTATTCGATGCGGTCGAGATCCGGGTTGTCATCGCTGGCGGCGGGTTCTGGGTGCGCGTCTTGATGGACGGCGGGCAGTACGTAGGCGGTGGCGAGATCGCCGGACATGCAGAGCAGTAACACCTGCTCGCCCAGGGTTGGACGGGCACGGCGACGGGTCGCCCCCGAGCGCGGCACCAGATAGGGGCGCCAGTCGGTTTCGATTTCGCCGGTTTTGACTCTGCAGGCCCCTGATCGCACGGCGCTGACGGTGCCGATGCGGATCATATTGGCGATGAGGCGGTGCAGATCTGCGAGTGCTGGGTTCATGGGGCCAGTGTGTTTGCCACTGCTGGCCCTGTCGATGCGCGGCTGTTGTGGAGGAGTCAGCGACAACATGCGCCGATAGTCTATGGGTGGGGTTTGGGGGCGACTCCCTGATGATGCCCGCCGATCTGCGCTTTATTCTGCGGCGCTGTCTGATGGGGTTTGCTGTGCCAGCCACTCACGCAGCAGGCCATGCCGGTGCAGGAACGCCAGCATGCTGACCGCGTTGATGGATCCCGAGGTCGGCTTGCTGGTTCCCTGCTCCCATTTGGCGTAGGTCATGACGCTGGTCAGCCCCAGCGCGCGGCACATCTCTGTTTGGCTAAGGCCAAGCGCTAACCTGGCCTGTTTAATGTCAGCTGGCGTCATCACGCCTCCATTACATGGAAGAGATACCCGCAGCTGTTCACCTGTGGTTGGTTTTTCGCCATGTTGTAATATGCCTGATACATCCCGCTGCCATTGACTGCGCCGCTATTTCGCTTTCCAAATACACTGTCACCAAACATCTTTTTTGCTGCCTTGGTTGCCGCTTCATCGTGATCTTCCGCATCAACATAAAATGGCTCAAACGCAATCCCTGACTTGTTGTTTTTAAGTGGGTCAATCATAAATGTGGCCATCGTAGTATCTCCATTTGCTTAGGTTGGCCCGATTCCGACAGGCCTTATTATCATTTACATTGCCTCGTAACGAGCCTTAACCGAGCTTCTTTTTTGGGACATGTCACTCACCAGAGTTGTGAAATTTGAATGCCCGGCGGCGCGTGCTACTCTTGATATTTTCAGTGAAAAACCAAACCCACCATTCATCTTGATAACCTCCTCAGCGGTGAGCTGACTAACCACTTCCCTGATAATCATCGGCTCACGGATGTAGTTTTGATAAACATCATCGCACTCCAACTCGCCAGCATCGAACCCATCGAATACATCAGCAAGGATGGCGTTGAACCACTTGATGTGGTCTGCAACGATAGTAGCAGCCTTAGCTTGGTTCTCTTCATTTTGATAGGACTTGAATTTCATTTCTGTCATCTCCGTTTGGCTTGGCACCCTTGCCTTACCTCTTGAGATAACTATAACCTGCGCGGTTATAACCTGCAAGGTTATATTTGTGATTTATTGCACAAAATAACAACGCCCGATTTCGGGCGTTTTATTTGGTCAGGTGGTCGAGCATGGCTTGCTCGATGCGGTCGAGGTCGCCCTTGGCGAGGCCGAGCAGTTCGCGGGCGGGGTATTGGATGGTCTGGCCCTTGATGCGCTCGCGCAGGCCGAAGTGGTGGGTGGTGGCCAGCCTGTTGGCGCTGCCGACAAAGGCTAGGCTAACCTCGTTGGGGCTGGCGGTGGCCTTGAGCCAGCGGGCGCTGATGAGTTTGCCGAACATCTTGCGGCGCAACGCGCCCCGGCGGCCCTTGATGGCTTGGCGCGGTTTGCGCGGGGCCATGGGGGTGCCGTCTGGCTGGAGGTTGGCGCGGATGCGCTCGGCCTGCGTCGCGCGCAGGGTGCGGGCCAGCTCGGCGGCCAGCTTGCGGCGACCGGCCGCGCTGAGGCTGGCGGCCAGTGCCTGGGCTTCGAGGCCGAGTTGCGTCAGCTGATCTTCGGCCATGTGTCCCCCGGCGCGGGCGGCCATGGCTGAGGCTGGTCATTGATAAACAGCTCCCAGGTCATGCCGTCGTAGGGATCTTCTGGCGGCTCTTGCAGGTGCTCCCAGCGCATGCCGGTTTCGTCTTTCGTGACGCGCACCCGCTCGGTGAGCGGCACGGTGATCAGCATATCGACCAGATCCCGCGCCAGATATTCGACCTCGATGGTCACGGCGTTGTCGCGGCGATCCGGATTGGTGAACAGCTCAGGCTGGTATTGGCGCAGCCAGAGCAGCAGCGGCACCATCACGGCATCAGGATGGCCGGCGAAGTCGATGACGCCGATCTGCAATTCGTATTGCCATTCAAACGACATGCTGGCGGCGCCGGTGGCGACGGCGTTGCCCTTGTTGATGACCAGGGTCAGGCGCTCGCGGTTTTTGTTGAGCTCTGGCAGGCATTGATAGAGCACGTCGCGGATCTGCTGCGGTTTATTCATGGTTGGTTCCTGACGGCATCATAGGCGCGCTGGCAGGCGATGCCTGCGGCGATGGCTCGATCAGCCAGTGCTGCCAGTTCACCCGCTCGACGGTCAGCGCGGCCGAGCACGTCGGCGAGCAGAACGGCGGCTGGCTGGGTTGTCTGGCCGCTGGCGGCAGTGGTGGCAGTTGGGCATTGGCGACCGGCGCGGCGGGCCAGTTCGCGGGCGGTGCGCTGCAGGCGGTCAGACTCATCAGCAGCAGCAGCGGCATCAGCCAGCGCGGCATCGAGGCGTAGTTGTCCATCATGTTGGATGCTCTCCAGTTGTTCCTGATAGCGGTGTTCGATCTGGCGCTGGCGCTCGCTGGCGTCAGCCAGTGCCTGGGCGTGGCTGGCGAGTTGGCGATCCCATTTGCTTTGCCATGCGGCTTCGGTGGCGGCTGCGCCTTTTCGATAGCCATCGGCGTGCAGGCTCTTGATCATCAGCGACAGCGCCAAAGCGGCCAGCATGATGGCGAGCCACTTGCCCCAGCGGCCGGTCAGCAGGCTAATCCACATGGCTCACCTCGTCGGGATAGATGACTGCAAAGTGGCGATGGGCGGCGGCGAGGCGCTGGTCATAGCGGTTGTCGGCATAGGCCGGGCCGTTGTAGCGGCGGGCCACTTCTTTCCAATTGCCTGCCTGCAGGGCGGCCAGCAGTTTGGCATCGCGGCCGATAAACCCGACGACCGCGGCGAGTTGATCCGCCTCGCTCTGGCACATGGCGGCCCGCCATGCTTCGGCATCGGCCATGCCATTGGCCTGCCAGTGATAGCCCATCACTTGAAACATGCCCCAGCTTGCCGATTCGATGGCGGCGGCGCGGTGCAGCCCCATGGCCATGGTCAGGCGTTGCCATTCGCCAGCCCCACCGACGTAGCCACCGCGCTGCGGGTTGCACAGCTGCGGATAAGCGGCGGCCAGCGCATCGGCCTTGGCTTGGCCGAGGTGCGCGGCGATCTGGCGATGGAACACGTGGCGTTCGAACAGCACGACGGGGCGACCGGCTGAGTCAAAGCCCTCACCGGCGCTTTCAACATCGGCAAAGGCGGCCAACTTGGCAACCGATACCCCCAGCTGGGCGGCGGCCGCGCGCAGGTGGGTGATGGTGAGCTGTTTATCCGAGGCGGCGCCGAGCAGGCTGGCGAGGGTGCGCTGGCCTGCGGTGCCGGTCATGGTGATGAGGTGATCGCGCTGATAGTCGAGCAGGGCGGCGCGGGTTTTATCGCCAAACCAGCCGTCCGGGTTGGCGGGGTAGCCGGCGGCGGTGAGGCGCTGTTGCAGCAGGGTTACGTCACTGCCGACAGCGCCGAGGGTCAGGGTGCGGGTCATGGTAAATCCCTCCGGTATACATCCCAGGCGGTAGTGGTGCGCGCGCGGCCTTTGCGCTTGGGCAGCAGGCGAGCGGTACTGCCGCCTGCATCGCACAGGGCGACCAGCACCACGGCGGCGAGCAGCACGGACGAGGCATCTGGCGGCGGCAGGCTGCCCAGCAGGGCGCGCAGCGGCACCGACCCGGCGGCGACGGCCATCAGGTAGGCGAGCAGGGTGGGCAGCAGGCGGTAGCGGTCACCGCCGCGGCGGTAGGTCATCAGGCGCAGGCTGATGAGGGCCATCAGCAGGGCGTAGGCAATGAGCATGATCACCCCCTCCGGCGCAGCAGGTTGAGCAGATCATCCGGCGATTTGCGCAGGACAAACTGCAGCAGCCGGACGGTGATGGCCGAGGCAACCAGCGCCCCCACGGCGCGCGGCACGGCGAGCGATTCCGGGGTGATGGTGCCGAGCAGGGCGGCGCAGAACCCGGCGCCATGCAGCCCGACCATGAACGCCGCGACGAACAGGGCGAGACGGCGCAGGATGCCAAGCTCCTCGGTGGTGCAGATCCAGATCAGGGCGCCCGCGAAGGCGCCCATGACGACATCGGCATCGAGGCCGGGGAGCAGCGACAAGACGGCCAGCCCGGTGACGGTGCTGGCGGCGGTGCCGCTCGAGATGGGTTCAGGCAATTGATCCTCCGGTGCGTTGGCGTTGTATCAGGTCAGATTCGGTTTGGCATTCGATGCAGCGTTCGCAGCCGCGCACGGCCTCGCGGCGGGCCTGCGGGATGACGTTGTCACAGTCGATGCAGCGCAAGGGGCCGGTGCCGCTGATGCGGGCGGCGTGCACCTTGGCGGCGATGCGCAGGTCGTTGATGGCGTCTATGCGTTCGAGTTCGTCGTCAAGGCGGCTCATATCAGTCCCACAGGTTGATCTGCGTGACGGCTGCCTGGGTGGGCGCGTCTGGCAGGGTGACAAGGGTGCCGATGGGCAGCACTGGCCCCAGCTCGGCAAGGCGCGGATTCAGCGCCAGCACCTGTTCGGTGATGCCGGCGGTGTAGCCGTAATAGCGATGGAGCAACAGGTCGAGGGTGTCGCCCTGGATGGCGCGCAGCTGCATCAGATCAGCTCCACTGTCGTGTGGCTGACGCCGAGGATGTCGCGGATCGCGAAACGGGCATCGCGGTAGAGATCATCGGCCGTCAAATCTTTGGCGCTGGCATCTTTGACCGCCTCGGCGGTGGCCGCGCTGTCGAGATAGCGCTCGTACAGGCTGGCGCGGGCGTAGCTGTAGACGGCGCGCCGATACCAGAGCGCCAGAATGGACTCTTCGTCAATCAGGGTGGCTGGCACGGCATCGAGGCTGAGATAGCCGGCGGCCTGTTTGCTGGCGGCCCAGACGGCCAGATCGGCCTGTACCTGGCTGATGGCGTTGATCACGGCATGGCGCAGGCGCTCGGTGGTGACGGTGCCATCGGTGCGCATGGTGGCGCGCATGTCAGGCAGCGAGATGGGCGGCCAGAATAGCCCGGCTGTGATGACGCCCTCGTCCTGTTCTGGCGTGGGGGTGGGGATAAAACCGCTGGTCATGCTCCCTCCTGTGGTGGGCGGTGATCGGGCCGTCAGCGCTGGCGTTTTGCCTGCATCAGGCCCGAGCCGCCCGGCTGCGGGGTACGCTCGGTTAGCTGGCCTCGCCGGTGGCGGGGGCTGGCTGTTCGGTGGTTTGCTCTTGCTCTTGCTCTTGCTCTGGTTTGGGGCTGGCCTCGGCGATAGCCGGTGCCGTAACAGAGGCTGCGCTCACGTCGCTGGCGACTGGCAGTTCTGCGGCTTTCTGCTTTTTAATTTCCCGCTCCAGCACCTCCAGATCTTTTTTCAGGCCCACTTTGTCGTGGAGCTCGATGGCGCGGCGGTAGTGCTCGGCCGCTTCATCCTTGAGCCCCTCGGCATAGCAGGCGCGGCCCACCGCCTTGTGCAGCTTGGCGCGCACCTGGTCGAACATGTCCGAGTCTTTCAGCAGATTGAGGTAAGCAGAGAGCAGGCCGAGACTGGGGCCATCGCCCACGTCTTGCAGTTTGATGGCGTTCTCGGCCACCTCTTCGGCGATCAGGGTGGCGGCGCTGCGCTCGTACTGGTCCGGGGTGTTCAGACCGTGGCGGATCACGTAGTCGGCCATATTAAACGCGTCCGCCAGATCGCCGGTGTCGAGCGTCCAGAGCATGACAGTGACCAGCACGTCATCTTGACCCCCGGCATCGCCCTGCAGCACGCCCTGTATCCAGGGGGTGAAGTCGTCCAGCATGGCGCGCTTGGCATCGATTTTCCGCTCGATGCTCTGGATCCCCTTGAGCGTGCGGCTGTGCTCCAGCAGCTGGATGAGCTGCATTTCGTAGGCGTTGGCGTGCTGACGGTCGAGTTGAGGTGAGGCCGCCCCGGCGAGGGCGGCCTTGATCATTTGCGTATGGCGGCGGGCTGGTGTCATCTCGCCCCCTTACGCCTTGGCTTCAAACGTGATGTTTTCGGCGATGGCGATGCAGTCGTAATCCTCGACCACATAGGCGTCGTTGCTGGACTCCCAGTTCACGATGCGGTTTTTCTTCGGCACCTCTTCGACCATGCGGCGGCGGCCTTCCAGCTGGTAGTAGATCGACAGGTTGGAGAGTTTGGTCACGATGAGGGTGCCGTCCGGCACGAACGGGACGCGGATGGCCTTGAGGCCGCCGATCTGCTTCTGGCTGACCAGCACCTGACCGGCGAGCGCGTTCTGATTGTCTGCGGCATCGCTGATGATGGGGAAGTATTTGTCGGAGAGCAGCTTGCGGCCAACCAGCACCACCAGATCGGTGTCGTCGGCGTACCAGGGCGCGATCTTCTCGCTGACCAGGTCGTAAACCAGCGCGTCGAGGTTTTTATAGTCCCCTTTGGTGGCGTTGACGTGGATCTTGCCGCTGGCGGCGGTGACTTCGCTGATCACTTGGGCCGGGGCGTCGGTCTTGGTGAGCTTAACCCAACCGATGTTGACATCCTGCAGCAGCGGGTTGGTGGTGCGGTTGGTGGTGGCGGCGGCGCTGACGCCGTTGAAGCCGATCATGATGCGGTCGAGGCCCTGACGGGTCAGGATGGCATCACGTACCCGGATCTGGAAGTCGGGGAATTTGGCCCAGGCGTCCAGCGTGCCGTAGGTGATGTAGGTGTCAAAATTTGTCTGGTGACACTCGTATTTGTGATTTTGCAGCGCGGTCGGGTTGGACGGGTCGCGCTCTTTGTCTGCGCTGGTGTCGGTGCGCCCGGCGATGGTGCCGCTGATGCCGATGCCGACTTTTTCGCCCTTGAGCTCATCGACCGGGATCAGGTTGATCATGCCGAGGAACGCGACAGAGTCTTGCATCTTGGTTTCCAGCGTTTGCTGGACGGATGGCTCGACGGTGAACATCTGCACGGCCGAGGCCACGGCGGAGAGTTGGGCCACCTGGGCGGTGTAGGCATTGAATTTTTCGCGGGTTTGAGTACGCATTTTGAGTCCTTAGCAGTCGGTCAGGGCGGTGACGGCACCGCCGGCGGCGGGCGGGAGCTGTTCGTGGGTCAGGTTTTCAGTGGATTCGAGCTCGGCGCGCAGGTCGCTGAGTTTTTGCGCCTGCTGGGCCAGCGCGGCTTTTTGCTCATCGAGCAGGCCTTCGAGCTTGGCAACGCTGGCGGCGAACTGCTCGCCCTGGCTGGCGACTTCACCGGCGATGTGTTCAACGGCTTGGTGTACTTCGGTGAAGCTGGCGCCGGTGGCGGCTTTGTCTTTTTTGAACATGGCTTTGACGCGCTCGAGCAGGCCTGGCTGGTCTGCTTCGGTCAGTTCGATCTCGGTTTCGATGGCCGAGCTGAACAGGTTTTCCGGGCGCTGCTTGCGGCTGGCCAGCGGGTTGGCGTCACCTTGACCGGCGGCGAACTTGAGCATTTCGGTGCCAAGACTGGCTGGGCTATCGGTGACGGCGAGGCCGACCAGGTACGCCTGACCGCTGCCGGCGAAGTCCAGATCCAGCTCGATGGAGGTGTAGACCTTTTGCCCGGCCTTATTGAGGGCGAGCAGGTCAGCGTTGGGGGCGATATCGGCCAGCAACACCACCTTCTCTTGCCCATCCATGGTGATGGTTTCGGTGGAGAGGGCCAGCACGTCGCCGTAGGCGCGGAACGGGCCATCGGGGACGATGCCGCGATAGTGTTCGAGATTGACGCGGGCGCCATATTTCTCGGGGTTGTAGTTGGCGGCGGCCTGCAGCAGCCAGTCCGCGCTGATGTTGCGCCCGTCCGTGGTTTGCCCGGACATGGCGACTCGTTTCATTTTTGCCTTCGCTGCCATCATGAGCCCTCTGGGTGTTGGCGGTTTTTTCGGCCTCCATGGTCTGGTTTGTTGGTTAGATCCTTCAACTTGTCTGTGTTGTCGGTGTGTTGCTCACAACAAGCGGGGCGCGCGGGGGATTGCGCGGGTGCCGCAAAATGCGGGCATGACGACACCATTACTGTTTCCCCACCTCGATCCCCGCCGACAGGCCATGCACCTGTATTTTCAGGGGTACAAAATCCGCGCAATTGCGGAGCTTATCGACACCCCAGAAGGCACGGTTGGCGCGTGGAAGGCGCGCGACGGCTGGGACGATATCAAGCCGATCGACCGGGTCGATATGGCGCTCGAGTCGCGGCTGTGCCAGCTGCTTGGCAAGGAGCTCAAGTCAGGCGCGGATTACAAGGAGATCGATCTGTTGTTTCGGCAGCAGGAGCGCATGGCGCGGATCGGTCGCTATACCGCTGGCGGCAATGAGACCGACCTCAACCCGAGGGTGGCGAACCGCAACTCCGGCCCCAAAAAATCTGCGGTGCGCAATGCGTTTGATGATGAGCAGCAGGCCAAGCTGATCACGCTGCTCAATGAGTCGATGTTTGACTATCAGCGGGTGTGGTATGAGGCCGGGCTGCAGCATCGCACCCGGGATATCCTCAAGTCGCGCCAGATCGGGGCGACCTTCTTTTGCGCGCGAGGCGCTGGTCGATGCGCTGGTGACCGGGCGCAACCAGATCTTTCTGTCGGCCAGCAAGGCGCAGGCCCATGTGTTCAAGCAGTACATCACCGCGTTTGCGCTGGAGGTGGGGGTCGAGCTTAAAGGCGACCCGATGACGCTGAGCAACGGGGCGATCCTCTATTTCCTCGGTACGAACTCGCGCACCGCGCAGTCGTACCACGGCAATCTGTACCTCGATGAGTATTTTTGGATCCCGAAGTTTCAGGAGCTGCGCAAGGTCGCCAGCGGCATGGCGATGCATAAGAAGTGGCGGCTTACCTATTTTTCTACGCCGTCCAGCCTGTCGCACGATGCCTATCCGTTCTGGAGCGGGGCGCTGTTTAACCGCGGCCGCGCCAAAGTCGATCATATCAAGTTGGATGTGAGCCCCGAGGCGCTGCGAGCGGGGCGGCTGTGTGAGGATGGGCAGTGGCGGCAGGTGGTGACAGTCGAGGATGCCATCGAGGGCGGCTGCAATCTTTTTGACCTTAATCAGCTGCGGCTGGATTACTCGGCCGATGAGTATGCGCAGCTGCTGATGTGCCAGTTTGCCGATGATACGTCGAGCGTGTTTCCGCTGGCGACGCTGCAGCGCTGTATGGTCGACAGCTGGGAGCAGTGGACGGATTACAAGCCGTTTGCCGATCGCCCGCTGGGTCAGCGCCCGGTGTGGATCGGGTATGACCCGGCCAAGGGCGGGGATGGCGACAGCGCCGGATGCGTGGTGCTGGCGCCCCCGGCGGTGGCGGGCGGCAAGTTTCGGGTGCTGGAGCGCCATCGCTGGAAGGGGATGGACTTTGCGGCGCAGGCCGAGGCGGTGCGCCAGATGACGCTGCGTTACAACGTGACCTACATCGGGGTCGATTCGACCGGTATCGGTGAGGGGGTGCTGCAGCTGGTGCGGCAGTTTTACCCGGCGGTGACGGACATCCCCTATAACCCGAGCATCAAGATCCGCATGGTGATGAAGGCACAGGATGTGATGGGCAAGGGGCGGCTGGAGTTTGACGCGGGCTGGACCGATCTGGCGCAGGCGTTTATGTCCATCCGCCGCGGGGTGACAGCCGGGGGAAAATGCCGACTTTCGAGGCGGGGCGGTCGGTCGAGACCAGCCACGCCGATATCGCCTGGGCGCTGATGCAGGCTCTGCTGCATGAGCCGCTGGAAGGCACGACGACAACTAATCAATCCATGATGGAGATCTGCTGATGAGCCGCAAGCGCCGCTATCGTTCTAACCCTCCGGCCGCTGTGCCGGCTGCTGCGCCTGCGCCAATGCAGGCGTTTACCTTCGGGGATCCGCTGCCGGTGCTCAGCCAGCGCGAGGTGTTTGATTATCTGGAGGCGATGCACAACGGCAAATGGTATGAGCCGCCGCTGTCGCTCAGTGGGCTGGCGCGGGTGTATCGCGGGGCGGTGCATCATGCGGCGGCCATCCAGCTCAAGCGCAACATCCTGCGCTCTGGGTTTATCCCGCATCCCAAGCTGAGCCTGGCGGATTTCACCGGGCTGGCGCTGGATTATCTGGTGTTTGGCAATGGCTATCTGCGGCGGGTGAATAACCGGCTGGGTCAGGCGATGCGCTATGAGCGGATGCATGCCAAGTACACCCGGCGCGGGTATGACGACCTGAGCCGCTATTGGTGGATCGCCGAGCCAGCGCGGGAGGTTGAGCTGGCGCGCGGCGAGGTGCTGCATGTGTATGAGGACGATATCAATCAGGGGGTGTATGGCATCCCGGATTATGTGGCGGTGCTCAATTCGGCGCTGCTCAATGAGTCGGCGACGTTGTTCCGGCGCAAATACTATGAGAACGGCAGCCATGCCGGGTTCATCCTCTACATGACCGACTCGCTGCATAATGAGAGCGATATCAGCAATCTTCGGCAGGCGATGCGCGACAGCAAAGGGCCGGGCAACTTCCGAAATTTGTTTATGTACGCGCCGAACGGGAAGAAGGATGGCTTGCAGCTGATCCCGGTCAGCGAAGTGGCCGCCAAGGATGACTTTTTCAACATCAAATCGGCGACCCGGGATGACCAGCTTGCGGCGCATCGGGTGCCGCCCACGCTGCTGGGGGTGGTGCCGCAAAACGCGGGCGGGTTTGGTGATGCCATCAAGGCCGCCCAGGTGCTGGACGCCAACGAACTGGACAGCCTGCGGCGGTCGCTCGAATCGCTCAATCAGCTGGCCGGGGAGGAGATCATCCGGTTTGACCCGTACAAGCTGGCCCTGGAGGCGATGGCCAGCTGATCGCAATGAGATTGCCACGCCGCCGCCGATGACTTAACATCCGCTCAACACACCCGCCATGCCTCTCAACGATGCACACTCTGGCGGGTTTTTTCGCCCCTCGCATAAGCGCCTGTGTGCGCGTCTCTGATGCCTCGCTTCACGCCCGAACCCCTCCACTAAATCCCGCCGAAACGCTGGGAGGCGTCCTGCTGCGCCCACAGGATCGCACGGACGTCAGCACCAACGGCGCGCCGTCGAACCCCGCCCCGCCTGCGCGCTTTTTGTAGCGCTTTTGTTGCAGGTGCAGGGCTCCCGCCGCCTTGGGTCGCTGCGCGCCAGCACTGGCCGCGCCCGTTGTTACAGATCCTTTGCGCGATCCTACAAAATCAAACAGATCCTTGCGGTTTCACCCTGTTCGACCTTCCCCAGCCGCAACCATTCCGCATCCATTGATCGCAGCCTGCATCCGCTGATAGATGGCGCTGACGTAGCGGGCTTGGTGCTTGGCATCGTCCAGCGCGCGATGGGCCACGCCCTCGAATGGCATGTCTCTTTTCGGGTCAAATCCCAGCAGGGTGCGCCCGAGATCAACGATGGTGCGCACGTCACGGTCGTTCCAATACCCCCAGCCGCAGGGGGCTTTCGCGGCATTGCAGGCGTGACGCAGGATCACGTTGTCAAAGCTGGCCCCGTTGCCCCAAACCTGCAACCCCGGCTTGCTTCCTTGATCTCCGCCATGCATCCATTCGAACAGATCCAGCAGCGACTCTCTCAACGAGCTGTGCTTCGTAGATGGCATGATGGCCGCGCGGGCTTCATCACTCTGCCCCAGCCACCACAGCACGGTGTCTGGCTCCATCACGCCATATTTGGCGCTGTCGGTCAGAGCGATATGCGCCTCGAACTCGGCGCCCAGTTCACCGGTCAGCGGGTCAAAGAACACGGCCCCGATGGTGACGATGGCCGCGTCTGGCCCGCTGCCCATGGTTTCCAGATCCAGCATTACGTTATTCATGGCTACTCTCCTGCTTCAATTTGACGGTGATCGGCCACAACCTGGTGCAGGGCGGGCTGATAGGTTTGGTTGAGTCGGTCGGCGGCGCCCGGGTTGGCGCGGTCGATTGGGCTGCCGGGGGCGATAAACAGCGTCCGTCCGGTAGCGGCACAGCGAATGGTGCCGTTCTGGTCGATGGCCACGGGGGTGAGCCCCGGCACGACATGGCGGCGGCCAACGGTGCGGCCATCGGCCGAGCGCAGCGGCACGGTTTGGCGGCTGGGGCTGGTCTGATACGGGTTCGGAGCTGGGGGCGCGATGTCCGGCAGGCCCAGCGATGCGGGGCGCGGATGGCGGCGGCGCAGGATGGCGCAGGCTACCGCCTGCTGTTTGCCCTGCAGCATCCCCACCCATTGGCTGATCTCGCTGGCGGGCCAGCGCTGCTGCAGGATGCAGGTCACCCGATTATCCAGGCGGCGGTACGCTTCGCGGCTGACCGCCTGCGGGTTGTTTATGCCCATGCCCATTCCTCCTCCTCTTGGTAGTCGTTCTGTTCTTGCAGCCACTCCGGGGTGTCCAGCTGCTCCAGTTCGGCCCA
It encodes the following:
- a CDS encoding GPO family capsid scaffolding protein — its product is MSGQTTDGRNISADWLLQAAANYNPEKYGARVNLEHYRGIVPDGPFRAYGDVLALSTETITMDGQEKVVLLADIAPNADLLALNKAGQKVYTSIELDLDFAGSGQAYLVGLAVTDSPASLGTEMLKFAAGQGDANPLASRKQRPENLFSSAIETEIELTEADQPGLLERVKAMFKKDKAATGASFTEVHQAVEHIAGEVASQGEQFAASVAKLEGLLDEQKAALAQQAQKLSDLRAELESTENLTHEQLPPAAGGAVTALTDC
- a CDS encoding phage portal protein, with amino-acid sequence MSRKRRYRSNPPAAVPAAAPAPMQAFTFGDPLPVLSQREVFDYLEAMHNGKWYEPPLSLSGLARVYRGAVHHAAAIQLKRNILRSGFIPHPKLSLADFTGLALDYLVFGNGYLRRVNNRLGQAMRYERMHAKYTRRGYDDLSRYWWIAEPAREVELARGEVLHVYEDDINQGVYGIPDYVAVLNSALLNESATLFRRKYYENGSHAGFILYMTDSLHNESDISNLRQAMRDSKGPGNFRNLFMYAPNGKKDGLQLIPVSEVAAKDDFFNIKSATRDDQLAAHRVPPTLLGVVPQNAGGFGDAIKAAQVLDANELDSLRRSLESLNQLAGEEIIRFDPYKLALEAMAS
- a CDS encoding 3'-5' exoribonuclease, encoding MNNVMLDLETMGSGPDAAIVTIGAVFFDPLTGELGAEFEAHIALTDSAKYGVMEPDTVLWWLGQSDEARAAIMPSTKHSSLRESLLDLFEWMHGGDQGSKPGLQVWGNGASFDNVILRHACNAAKAPCGWGYWNDRDVRTIVDLGRTLLGFDPKRDMPFEGVAHRALDDAKHQARYVSAIYQRMQAAINGCGMVAAGEGRTG